The proteins below are encoded in one region of Clostridium estertheticum:
- a CDS encoding molybdopterin-binding protein yields MKIVPVEEALGMVLCHDLTKIVPGEFDGVAFKKGHVISEEDIPKMLDIGKKNIYVWEIQEGMIHENEAGERMARAAAGNGIVFTKPSEGKVKLIAKCKGLLKINIKALEKINMIDEAMVATLHTDIVVDEGSVIAGTRIIPLFIEDSKIKQIESICKEEGPIIWVVPLKNMKVGIVTTGSEVYSGRISDKFGPVIKNKINEIGSQVIKQIIVTDSESMIADAINELLTLGVDMVVVTGGMSVDPDDVTPAGIRKAGAKVISYGAPVLPGAMFLMAYMGDIPVLGLPGCVMYNKRTVFDLILPKILAGEKIKRGDITKLGHGGLCVNCEVCDFPTCSFGKC; encoded by the coding sequence ATGAAAATTGTTCCGGTTGAAGAAGCATTAGGAATGGTATTATGTCATGATTTAACAAAAATTGTCCCGGGAGAGTTTGATGGTGTTGCATTCAAAAAAGGACATGTAATATCGGAAGAAGATATACCCAAAATGTTGGATATTGGGAAAAAAAACATTTATGTATGGGAAATTCAGGAAGGCATGATTCATGAAAATGAAGCTGGAGAAAGAATGGCAAGAGCGGCAGCTGGGAATGGAATAGTTTTCACTAAGCCTTCAGAAGGTAAAGTAAAATTGATAGCTAAATGTAAAGGATTACTGAAAATAAATATAAAAGCTTTAGAAAAAATTAATATGATAGATGAGGCAATGGTTGCAACTTTACATACTGATATTGTGGTAGATGAAGGGAGTGTGATTGCAGGTACAAGAATAATACCTCTTTTTATTGAAGATTCTAAAATAAAACAAATCGAGAGTATTTGTAAAGAAGAAGGACCCATCATTTGGGTAGTGCCATTAAAAAATATGAAGGTGGGTATTGTGACCACCGGTAGTGAAGTTTATAGTGGTAGAATATCAGATAAATTTGGACCTGTCATTAAAAATAAAATTAATGAAATTGGAAGTCAAGTTATCAAACAAATCATTGTAACAGATAGTGAGAGTATGATTGCAGATGCTATAAATGAATTACTTACACTAGGTGTTGACATGGTTGTTGTTACTGGAGGTATGTCAGTAGATCCTGATGATGTTACGCCGGCAGGAATAAGGAAAGCTGGAGCAAAGGTTATATCTTATGGAGCACCTGTACTTCCGGGAGCAATGTTTTTAATGGCATACATGGGTGATATACCTGTTCTTGGACTTCCAGGATGTGTTATGTACAACAAACGAACTGTATTTGATCTTATACTTCCTAAGATTTTAGCTGGTGAAAAGATAAAAAGGGGAGATATTACAAAGCTAGGTCATGGTGGGTTATGTGTTAATTGTGAAGTGTGTGATTTTCCAACTTGCAGTTTTGGTAAATGTTAA